The window CATAGCCTTGATTCCTATAGTATGGCGATATATCGTAACCTATATGGCCAGCCGACTCAATTTCCTGGTGCCTAATCCGTACAACTCCAACAACTTCATCTTCATCAATCAACCAAAAAGTTGAAGTTGGGACCCAATTTTGAGGAACGTTTTTTCCTTTGGAATTATCGTACAAGTCGTTTATGTATTTATTAAAATCCTTCAATGCTTCTTCATATAAATTAAAATAATAGGGATCATGTTTTTTATAAATTAGAACATAATTCTCAAAACTCTTCTGATATTTTTTATTCGGCTCATCTAAAAATAAATCGCTCAAACATCTTCCTCCAATATTGTATGACAAGATTCGTAGATTACTGGTCGTTACGATTTGACCAGAAGATAGGATGGATGGTACAATCCTGTCGGCGCATAATAGCAGTCCGTTACGTATTGAAAACCGAGTTTCTCCAGCAGTTTTCTGGAAGCCGCATTCTCAGGATGGTGACCTGCTTGCAGTTCCTTTGCGCCAAGCGAAGAAAAAGCATACCGGATTACTGCACGGGCTGCTTCTGAGGCAAGGCCCTTTCCCCAATATTTCTTTCGCAGGTGAAAGCCAATTTCAAAAATGTACTGTTCACCCTCGCAGGGACGAAGTCCACAGCAACCGGCCAACTCCGAAGTGGATCGTTCAAATATTGGCCAGTACTGAATCTGGTACATTGTATTATTATTAATTTCCGTATTCAATCGGTTTTGAATGTCCTGCTGAGTAAAAACACCGCTTGCACAAATAAAGTGTGTAACATCCGGATCTCCCCAAAGCAATTCAGCCAGTTTTTTATCGCTGCTTTCCCATTTTGAAAAACCGACTCGTTCTGTTTTCATAAAATACTGCCGCAAAGATTTCAGCCCTTTCTGCATCAAAATTCTGTTTAACGATAAAAGTACCATTTCGATTATCAAGCACGACGTTTTCCATCATAAATCAATACTACATCTTTAATATTTTCGAGGGTATTGTATTGTGTGTATTGTCGGCGCTGTTTTTCTCCTCCGACAATCTCATTCAAATTATCATCCAGCATTTTACATAGCAAGATAAAATCTTTATTTGCTCCATTTGTATAATTTCCAAGCAAAAACTTCCTTCCTTAATAGTGAGTTTCATATTATTATGATAATATGAAACTCACAGCCAACGCCGGTTTCAATTAAGTGCCGCGCAAGACTTCATCCGAAGAACTTAACAGGTGACATCCTCCAATAATATCTAAAATTTTGATTGCTTATATTCCAAGCTTATTTTCTGTCATAACGTTTCCCGTTAAATCCATAGAGAACTTATAGTGAAATTTATGCATGCCTTCTCGTTCGTAAAAACGGTGTGCATTGGTGCGCAGTTGATTGCAACAGACCTCAATTTGTAAGCATCCATCATCCTTCGCTCTTTGACATGCTGCATCAAAAAGTTTTTTACCAATGCCTTTTGAACGGAGCCCTTCTTTTACGGACAACTCCATAATCTCGGCGATTTTTGCACAATGATGCAACTGATATTCTATGCGAAGATTCAAAGCGCCTAACACTTCATTGTCCTGCTCAAAGATAAAAATTGGTCTATTATTGTGCCTTATATGTTCGATGAATATTTTTTTAAATTCATCTTTATCAAAAACCTTTTGTTCCATATTACATATCAAAGCATATACGGATTCCATGTCGTTTTTTGAAGCTGCTCTTATCATTAATTTTACACTCCTTTACTATATAAACAAAATTCTGCTCATGAAAGTCAAGCGAAACCTCCGAAAATAAATAGTAACGTTAAGAATTAAAAATAAGTATAGCAAAGCGAACCATCTATATCAATAGATGTCCAGTAAAAAAATAGCGATTGTCATAACGATACAATTGAGAGAAGAAGCATCTCCATGCCTTTCATTCTCCTCGTTTTTATTTAATTTCCTCCTCATCATATTGAATGATCAGGTTCGGGTCATGCCGCTTTTCCATGACATGTCTTGCCTTACGGTTGGAAACAGTGTCGAATACAATCGAGAAATCGTAATCCGGCGGGTACAGATCGCTTGCAGACGTTTTAAGTTTGAGCCGCTTATGGCTGATCCACTCCTTTTCGCCTTTAACCTGCACCCCGATTTCCCCATGTTCGTTCGCTTGATGAAATACTACACCAATCTTTTTTTCGGGATAAATCAAGACGCTGTCGCCTAATTGAAATTTTACAGCGTGGGTGGAAACGGTTTTGGTCGGTTTGCTTTTCTGTATTTTTTGAGTAGGAAGAGCAGAGGGCTCCGTATTTTTGCAACCAAAATCCGGCTGTAAATCTGGAATGGGGCTGTTTTGTTCCTTTTTTGGATAGGCTTCCTGATACGCCCGTTCCAAAAGACGGGACGGCAGGCCGAGGCGCTTTGCAATATAGAGCGCACAGCTTTCCCCGGCTTTGCCCAATTCCAGCCGATAGGTGGGCTGAAGTGTTTCGCGGTCAAACGCCATGCGCGCATTTGTCATGCCAGGAGCAGAATCGGCGTAGTCCTTGACCTCTGGGTAATGCGTGGTTGCAATAAACAGACAGCCTTTGACGCGCAGTTCATCCAGCACCGCAATTGCGATTCCCATGCCTTCGGCAGGGTCGGTACCGGAACCTAATTCATCCAGCAGGACAAGACTTTCACGGGTTGTCTGTCGCAGGATTTCAATGATATTGGTCATGTGGGCGGAGAAAGTGGACAGGTTCTCTGCGATGCTTTGCCCGTCGCCAATATCGCACAGGTAGGCGTTGTGCATACACAG of the uncultured Caproiciproducens sp. genome contains:
- a CDS encoding GNAT family N-acetyltransferase — encoded protein: MIRAASKNDMESVYALICNMEQKVFDKDEFKKIFIEHIRHNNRPIFIFEQDNEVLGALNLRIEYQLHHCAKIAEIMELSVKEGLRSKGIGKKLFDAACQRAKDDGCLQIEVCCNQLRTNAHRFYEREGMHKFHYKFSMDLTGNVMTENKLGI
- a CDS encoding GNAT family N-acetyltransferase translates to MSDLFLDEPNKKYQKSFENYVLIYKKHDPYYFNLYEEALKDFNKYINDLYDNSKGKNVPQNWVPTSTFWLIDEDEVVGVVRIRHQEIESAGHIGYDISPYYRNQGYGTLILKLALIKAARLGIDEAILTCSINNIASKNIIENNNGVLIGTVFDEEENENLYRFRIQTTNSFK
- a CDS encoding GNAT family N-acetyltransferase: MKTERVGFSKWESSDKKLAELLWGDPDVTHFICASGVFTQQDIQNRLNTEINNNTMYQIQYWPIFERSTSELAGCCGLRPCEGEQYIFEIGFHLRKKYWGKGLASEAARAVIRYAFSSLGAKELQAGHHPENAASRKLLEKLGFQYVTDCYYAPTGLYHPSYLLVKS